One window of Camelina sativa cultivar DH55 chromosome 4, Cs, whole genome shotgun sequence genomic DNA carries:
- the LOC104782889 gene encoding LOW QUALITY PROTEIN: endochitinase At2g43580-like (The sequence of the model RefSeq protein was modified relative to this genomic sequence to represent the inferred CDS: inserted 2 bases in 1 codon), with the protein MALTKINLILXLSLLAFYSETVKSQNCNCAPNLCCSQFDYCGTTADHCGPTCRSGPCRGGGPPTGADLIGSIVTQSFFNNIINQAGNNCAGKRFYTRDSFINATNTFPNFANTVTRREIATMFAHFTYETGHFCYIEEIGGASRAMCDQSNRQYPCVPGKSYHGRGPLLLSWNFNYGPCGQYLGLDLLRQPELVSSNPIVAFRAALWFWMQSVRPVLSQGFGATVRAVSGLECDGRNVRGVNARIGYYRDYCGQLGVDPGSNITC; encoded by the exons ATGGCTCTCAcaaaaatcaacttaatact CCTCTCCCTCTTAGCTTTCTACTCTGAAACCGTCAAATCTCAAAACTGCAATTGCGCCCCAAACCTATGTTGCAGTCAGTTCGATTATTGCGGCACCACTGCTGATCACTGTGGTCCAACATGCCGATCAGGTCCTTGTAGAGGCGGTGGACCCCCAACCGGTGCAGATTTGATTGGTAGCATTGTGACACAAAGTTTCTTTAACAACATTATCAACCAAGCCGGTAATAACTGCGCCGGAAAAAGATTTTACACCCGTGACTCTTTCATTAACGCCACCAATACTTTCCCCAACTTTGCTAATACCGTTACTAGGCGTGAAATTGCTACCATGTTTGCTCATTTCACTTACGAGACGGGAC ACTTCTGCTACATAGAAGAGATAGGCGGAGCGTCACGTGCCATGTGCGACCAGAGCAACAGGCAATATCCATGTGTACCAGGCAAGAGCTACCATGGTCGTGGTCCGCTCCTACTATCATGGAACTTCAACTACGGACCATGCGGCCAATATCTCGGCCTCGACCTCCTACGCCAGCCCGAGCTGGTGAGCAGTAACCCAATTGTGGCTTTCAGGGCGGCTCTGTGGTTTTGGATGCAGAGCGTGAGGCCTGTGTTGAGCCAGGGATTCGGAGCCACCGTAAGAGCCGTCAGCGGTTTGGAATGTGACGGAAGGAACGTACGTGGGGTGAATGCAAGGATTGGGTACTATAGGGACTACTGTGGACAGCTTGGTGTGGACCCTGGCTCCAACATCACTTGCTAA
- the LOC104782890 gene encoding endochitinase At2g43590, whose product MAFTKISLVLLLCLLGFYSEIVKSQNCGCAPNLCCSQFGYCGTDDAYCGAGCRSGPCRGSGTPTGGGSVGSIVTQGFFNNIINQAGGGCAGKRFYTRDSFVNAANTFPNFANSVTRREIATMFAHFTHETGHFCYIEEINGASRDYCDENNRQYPCAPGKGYFGRGPIQLSWNYNYGACGQSLSLDLLRQPELVGSNPTVAFRTGLWFWMNSVRPVLNQGFGATIRAINGMECNGGNSGAVNARIRYYRDYCGQLGVDPGPNLSC is encoded by the exons atgGCTTTCACAAAAATCTCCTTAGTCCTTCTTCTATGCCTCTTAGGTTTCTACTCTGAAATTGTAAAGTCCCAAAATTGCGGTTGCGCTCCAAACCTCTGCTGCAGTCAGTTCGGTTACTGTGGTACCGACGATGCATATTGCGGTGCTGGATGCCGATCAGGTCCTTGTAGAGGTAGTGGAACCCCGACCGGTGGTGGATCCGTCGGTAGCATAGTGACACAAGGTTTCTTTAACAACATTATCAATCAAGCTGGTGGTGGTTGCGCCGGGAAAAGATTCTACACCCGTGACTCTTTCGTTAACGCCGCCAATACTTTCCCCAACTTTGCTAATTCCGTTACTAGACGCGAAATTGCTACCATGTTTGCTCATTTCACTCACGAGACCGGAC ATTTTTGCTACATAGAAGAAATAAACGGAGCGTCGCGTGACTACTGCGACGAGAACAACAGGCAGTACCCATGTGCACCCGGCAAAGGCTACTTTGGTCGTGGTCCGATCCAACTATCATGGAACTACAACTACGGAGCATGTGGTCAGAGTCTTAGTCTCGACCTTCTTCGCCAGCCTGAGCTTGTTGGTAGCAACCCAACTGTAGCTTTCAGGACGGGTTTGTGGTTTTGGATGAACAGCGTAAGGCCGGTTCTGAACCAAGGATTTGGAGCTACCATTAGAGCCATCAACGGAATGGAATGTAACGGTGGGAACTCAGGTGCAGTCAATGCAAGGATCAGATACTACAGAGATTATTGTGGACAGCTTGGTGTGGACCCTGGTCCTAACCTAAGTTGCTAA